The Streptomyces racemochromogenes DNA segment GCGGGCGCCGAAGCGGTGGTTGATCCGCCCGGCCAGCGGCATCGCGAGCGCCGCGCCGAGGGCCGGGAAGGCGAGCGCCAGGCCCAGGGTGCCGGCGCCGAGCTGGGCGTGCTCCTGGATCCAGGGGATGCGGGTGGCGAAGGAGCCGGTGACGCCTCCGTGGACGCAGAAGACGGCGGCGATCGCGAAGCGGGCGTGGCGCAGGCGCGCCGGGCTGAGTTCGGGTTCCCCGGTCATGGGAAGTAAACTATCAGGGAGCCTGCCTGATAGTTAGAGCCTTCCGCCTCCCTAAGATGGGCGCCGTGACCCCTGCCAAGGTGCTGACCCCCGCCGCGACGGCCGCGCCGTCCCCCGCCTCGCCGAGCACGGCCCGGGCCATCAACGACCGCCTCGCCCTCGAACTCCTCCAGGAGGAGGGGCCCCTGACGGCGCCCCAGCTCAAGCGGCTGACCGGGCTGTCCCGCCCCTCCGTCGCCGACCTCGTCGAACGGCTCGGCGCGGCCGGGCTGATCGAGGTCGTGGGGGAGTCCGGCGAACAGCGCCGCGGCCCCAACGCCCGTCTCTACGGGATCGTCGCGGGCCGCGCCCACCTGGCCGCCCTGGACGTACGGACCGACAGCGCGACCGCCGTGGTCACCGATCTCCTCGGCCGCCCCCTGGCCCGCGCCGCCCTGCCCGTCGACGCGGTCGGCGAGGCCGTGGCCCGGCTGGCGGAGCTGACCCGGGAGGCCGGCGCCCGGGAGCTGCACACCGTGGTCGTCGGCGCGCCCGGACTGGTCGCCCCGGCGGACGGCGGACTGCGCGACACCGGCGGGCTGCCCGCCTGGCACCGGGAGCTCGTGGCCGCGCTCCAGGAGACCCTGCCGGCCAGGGTGCTCGTGGAGAACGAGACCAACCTGGCGGCCGTCGCCGAGCAGCGCGCCGGAGCCGCGCGGGACCTGGACTCCTTCGTGCTGCTGTGGCTCGGCGCGGGCGTCGGCGCCGCCGTCGTCCTGGACGGGCGGCTGCGCCGGGGCGCCTCCGGCGGGGCCGGCGAGATCGGCTTCCTGCCCGTCCCCGGGACCGCAGGGCTGCCCTCCGCCACCGACTGCGGCGGCGGCTTCCACTCCCTGGCCGGGAGCGCGGCGGTGGCCGCCCTGGCGGCGGAGCACGGCTTCACCGGGCCCGTGGAGCAGGCCGTGGCCGGCGCGGCGGGGGAGGCCTTCCTCGACGCCCTCGCCGAGCGGCTCTCCCTCGGGGCGGCGGCCGTCGCCGCCGTCCTGGACCCGGGCTGCGTGGTCCTCGGCGGGGAGCTCGGCCACGCGGGCGGCCCCGGCCTCGCCGCCCGCGTCGCGGACCGCCTGGCCGCCCTGACCCCCGTCCCGACGGAGGTCCGCGCCACCGCGC contains these protein-coding regions:
- a CDS encoding ROK family transcriptional regulator, whose translation is MTPAKVLTPAATAAPSPASPSTARAINDRLALELLQEEGPLTAPQLKRLTGLSRPSVADLVERLGAAGLIEVVGESGEQRRGPNARLYGIVAGRAHLAALDVRTDSATAVVTDLLGRPLARAALPVDAVGEAVARLAELTREAGARELHTVVVGAPGLVAPADGGLRDTGGLPAWHRELVAALQETLPARVLVENETNLAAVAEQRAGAARDLDSFVLLWLGAGVGAAVVLDGRLRRGASGGAGEIGFLPVPGTAGLPSATDCGGGFHSLAGSAAVAALAAEHGFTGPVEQAVAGAAGEAFLDALAERLSLGAAAVAAVLDPGCVVLGGELGHAGGPGLAARVADRLAALTPVPTEVRATALGGPAVLEGARLAARAAAQDDLFGG